A stretch of Lutra lutra chromosome 9, mLutLut1.2, whole genome shotgun sequence DNA encodes these proteins:
- the PFN4 gene encoding profilin-4, translating to MSHLQNLLLDTLLGTKHVDSAALIKLQERSLCVASPGFSIMPHDVRTLVNGFAKNPLQTRREGLYFKEKDYKCIRADDYSLYAKNENTGVVVVKTHLYLLVATYTEGMYPSVCVEATEKLGEYLRRKGN from the exons ATGAGCCATCTGCAGAACTTACTGTTGGATACCCTTCTGGGAACAAAGCATGTTGACAGTGCAGCTCTCATCAAGCTCCAAGAACGAAGCTTGTGTGTAGCATCACCAGGATTTAGT ATAATGCCTCATGACGTTCGAACACTTGTGAATGGATTCGCCAAGAACCCTTTGCAAACTAGAAGAGAAGGATTGTATTTCAAGGAAAAGGACTACAAATGTATCCGGGCTGATGACTATTCACTTTATGCTAAGAAT GAAAACACGGGTGTGGTTGTTGTGAAGACCCATCTATATCTTCTGGTGGCAACTTACACTGAAGGCATGTATCCTAGTGTCTGTGTGGAAGCCACAGAGAAGCTGG gaGAATatctaagaagaaaaggaaattaa